Proteins encoded by one window of Dyella humicola:
- the lptE gene encoding LPS assembly lipoprotein LptE, whose product MTRLFKASLLLMFTISLAACGFHLRQSAALPPSMQQLHLTVNGGGNLRLNMTRALEGSGVTVQDKPGTGIAELSIPVASFSTDTLTVSGLARVTEYTVRYHVEFEVHDGTGQPLVPRQRIDMQREFSYDATNTIGTTAQVQAIQDSLNDDMVQAILFRLQAATKHPGQVATDAAAPASASSTN is encoded by the coding sequence ATGACCCGTCTGTTCAAAGCTTCGCTGCTGTTGATGTTCACCATTTCCCTGGCAGCGTGCGGGTTCCATCTGCGCCAGAGCGCGGCACTGCCGCCATCGATGCAGCAGCTCCATTTGACGGTCAATGGTGGTGGCAATCTGCGCTTGAACATGACGCGCGCCCTTGAGGGCTCAGGCGTCACCGTGCAAGACAAGCCGGGCACCGGCATCGCTGAACTGAGCATACCGGTGGCATCGTTCAGCACCGATACGTTGACGGTCAGCGGTCTGGCGCGAGTCACCGAATACACCGTGCGCTACCACGTCGAATTTGAGGTGCACGACGGAACCGGCCAGCCGCTGGTGCCGCGTCAGCGCATCGATATGCAGCGCGAATTCAGCTACGACGCGACCAATACCATCGGTACCACCGCCCAGGTCCAGGCGATCCAGGACAGCCTCAACGACGACATGGTCCAGGCCATCCTGTTCCGACTGCAGGCTGCCACCAAGCATCCGGGTCAGGTCGCCACCGATGCGGCCGCGCCGGCGTCGGCGTCCAGTACGAACTAA
- the holA gene encoding DNA polymerase III subunit delta, translating into MPLNAAQWQKSLAADSLRPVYLLAGEELLVLEAADALRAQARKLGYNEREVLDVGNHFDWDDLARAAAGMSLFATRRLLDLRLPTGRPGTEGAKAINAFCADPPPDVTLLITATDWSNKHEGAWTKNLDAAGALVVFNAPRPNEWGSWIGARLASRGLSATPDAAALLAERVEGNLLAAAQEIDKLVVLHGQGKIDAQEMENLVADSARYDAFKLTDAAFAGDGGRALRILAGLHAEGDELIALMGWLVNQLQLALRLANARDFAAQARAERLWPAREQLFRKALRRAPREHWLQCLARAARIDRMAKGREQGNPWLEAERLIAAIAEPRAAQALE; encoded by the coding sequence ATGCCGCTCAATGCCGCTCAATGGCAGAAGTCGCTGGCGGCGGACAGCCTGCGTCCGGTCTATCTGCTGGCCGGCGAGGAATTGCTGGTGCTCGAAGCGGCGGACGCGCTGCGCGCCCAGGCGCGCAAGCTCGGCTATAACGAGCGCGAGGTGCTGGACGTCGGCAATCATTTCGACTGGGACGACCTGGCGCGTGCGGCAGCGGGCATGTCCCTGTTCGCCACGCGGCGTCTGCTGGATCTGCGCCTGCCCACCGGGCGGCCCGGCACCGAGGGCGCCAAGGCCATCAACGCGTTCTGCGCCGATCCGCCGCCGGACGTCACCCTGTTGATCACGGCGACCGACTGGAGCAACAAGCACGAAGGTGCTTGGACCAAGAACCTGGACGCTGCCGGCGCCCTGGTCGTGTTCAATGCGCCGCGCCCGAACGAATGGGGTTCCTGGATTGGCGCGCGTCTGGCGTCACGCGGCCTGTCCGCCACGCCGGATGCTGCGGCGCTGTTGGCTGAGCGCGTGGAAGGTAATCTGCTCGCTGCGGCGCAAGAGATCGACAAGCTGGTCGTGCTGCATGGCCAGGGCAAGATTGATGCACAAGAGATGGAAAACCTCGTCGCCGACAGCGCACGTTACGACGCTTTCAAACTCACCGATGCCGCCTTCGCGGGTGATGGCGGGCGAGCCTTGCGTATCCTTGCCGGCCTGCACGCCGAAGGCGATGAGCTGATCGCCCTGATGGGCTGGCTGGTGAATCAGTTGCAGCTTGCCCTGCGCCTGGCGAATGCGCGCGACTTCGCTGCGCAGGCCCGTGCCGAGCGCCTGTGGCCGGCACGCGAGCAGTTGTTTCGCAAGGCGTTGCGCCGCGCGCCACGGGAGCACTGGCTGCAATGCCTGGCGCGCGCTGCCCGCATCGACCGCATGGCCAAGGGGCGCGAGCAGGGCAACCCATGGCTGGAGGCGGAGCGTCTTATCGCCGCCATCGCCGAGCCGCGGGCGGCGCAGGCGCTGGAATGA